One genomic window of Thalassolituus hydrocarboniclasticus includes the following:
- a CDS encoding DUF4124 domain-containing protein — protein MSIRYLIGLMLLSSLSVRADIYRWVDEQGRLQFSDRPPAEEHAETVELKPLNQYDADEAEREGRSLTEGRDYRAEEKADKARRKAQRLAREKEQQQAQQRAAQCEKARYDLRMFSAKPYGSTSLEAMQKKRRRRDALNDKIKKYCH, from the coding sequence ATGAGTATTCGCTATCTGATCGGTTTAATGCTGTTAAGCAGTCTGTCTGTACGGGCAGATATTTATCGCTGGGTGGATGAGCAGGGACGGTTACAGTTTTCTGACCGGCCGCCGGCAGAGGAGCATGCCGAAACCGTAGAGCTTAAACCGCTGAATCAGTATGACGCGGATGAGGCTGAGCGGGAGGGACGTTCGCTGACAGAAGGACGTGATTACCGGGCAGAAGAGAAGGCCGATAAAGCCAGACGCAAAGCACAGCGTCTGGCCCGGGAAAAAGAACAACAGCAGGCGCAGCAACGCGCCGCCCAGTGCGAAAAAGCGCGCTACGATCTGCGTATGTTCAGTGCCAAACCCTATGGCTCAACCAGTCTTGAAGCGATGCAGAAAAAGCGCCGGCGGCGTGATGCTCTGAACGACAAAATTAAAAAATATTGTCACTGA
- a CDS encoding chalcone isomerase family protein, with protein sequence MLRTLFITLLFTAAAPLWAITVENVDVPEIVAATSDSPEMTLRGASVRRVYGFVEVYVGALYLQNNALEEQEIIRVDEPRRMVFYVTSERVSARRFTNAIQEGLAINISKDEMAAMADRVSQLVNLFDHKFVEGTVGYIEWVPDLQESRIVIDDTVRGSVPGKDLNDALLKIWIGDHPVSERFKEEVLGHSNS encoded by the coding sequence ATGTTACGCACTCTGTTCATAACACTGCTGTTCACAGCAGCCGCTCCGTTATGGGCGATCACTGTCGAAAATGTCGACGTTCCCGAAATCGTTGCCGCCACCTCCGACTCACCGGAAATGACGCTGCGTGGCGCTTCTGTACGCCGGGTATATGGCTTTGTTGAAGTCTATGTGGGCGCTTTATATCTGCAGAATAACGCTCTTGAAGAACAGGAAATCATCCGTGTCGACGAGCCCCGCCGCATGGTGTTTTACGTGACCTCTGAACGGGTCAGTGCGCGGCGCTTTACCAACGCTATCCAGGAAGGTCTGGCCATTAACATCAGCAAAGATGAAATGGCAGCTATGGCTGACCGGGTCAGCCAGCTGGTCAATCTGTTTGATCACAAATTTGTCGAAGGTACTGTGGGTTATATCGAATGGGTTCCGGACCTGCAGGAGTCCCGCATCGTCATTGACGATACCGTGCGCGGCAGCGTTCCGGGCAAAGACCTGAACGATGCTTTGCTGAAGATCTGGATCGGCGATCATCCGGTCAGTGAGCGTTTTAAAGAAGAAGTGCTGGGTCACAGCAACAGCTGA